From one Burkholderia pyrrocinia genomic stretch:
- a CDS encoding NADH:flavin oxidoreductase, whose protein sequence is MESADLTTAFSPLQIGPLTLRNRLIKSATNEGMTPNGVPSRALVGFHERIAEGGAALTTVAYCAISDDGRTFVDQARLDVPTVRQFRALTDAVHRHGAAASAQITHGGCFTFLPSLSTKRPLSASGGFNKVGVMSGRFLKQAMTRDQMSAIADEFAQAARHARDAGFDAVEIHMGHGYLLSQFLSPLYNRRRDAYGGDAARRAAFPVEVLRRVLDAVGRDLAVVCKIGVTEGVRGGGTADDACEIARRLEAEGAHLLVLSGGMNVESVWQLFGSPLPGEARANADNAIVRTAMTLQKLTEPKMGAFREMYFLEHSTKVRAAVRMPLAYLGGVRSRENVEQAMREGFDAVALARALVFEPGFVNGLRDGRLTQSGCTSCNRCVVSMYTPGGTACVLREPNDPAPNRVPAAAA, encoded by the coding sequence CGAACGGCGTGCCGTCGCGCGCGCTCGTCGGCTTCCACGAGCGCATTGCCGAAGGCGGCGCCGCGCTGACGACCGTCGCGTACTGCGCGATCAGCGACGACGGCCGCACGTTCGTCGACCAGGCGCGACTCGACGTGCCGACCGTCCGGCAATTCCGCGCGCTGACCGACGCCGTCCATCGCCACGGCGCGGCCGCCTCCGCGCAGATCACGCACGGCGGCTGCTTCACGTTCCTGCCGTCGCTGTCGACGAAACGCCCGTTGAGTGCATCGGGCGGCTTCAACAAGGTCGGCGTGATGAGCGGCCGCTTCCTGAAGCAGGCGATGACGCGCGACCAGATGTCGGCGATCGCCGACGAATTCGCGCAGGCGGCGCGGCATGCGCGCGACGCCGGCTTCGATGCGGTCGAAATCCACATGGGGCACGGTTATCTGCTGAGCCAGTTCCTGTCGCCGCTGTACAACCGCCGCCGCGATGCATACGGCGGCGACGCGGCACGCCGTGCGGCGTTCCCGGTCGAGGTGCTGCGCCGCGTGCTCGATGCGGTGGGCCGCGATCTCGCCGTCGTCTGCAAGATCGGCGTGACCGAAGGCGTGCGCGGTGGCGGCACCGCCGACGACGCATGCGAGATCGCGCGGCGGCTGGAAGCCGAAGGCGCGCACCTGCTCGTGCTGAGCGGCGGGATGAACGTCGAATCGGTGTGGCAGCTGTTCGGCAGCCCGCTGCCGGGCGAAGCGCGCGCGAACGCCGACAACGCGATCGTGCGCACCGCGATGACGCTGCAGAAGCTCACCGAGCCGAAGATGGGCGCGTTTCGCGAGATGTATTTCCTCGAACATTCGACGAAGGTGCGCGCGGCCGTCAGGATGCCGCTCGCCTATCTCGGCGGCGTGCGTTCGCGCGAAAACGTCGAGCAGGCGATGCGCGAAGGTTTCGACGCGGTCGCGCTTGCGCGGGCGCTCGTGTTCGAACCGGGTTTCGTGAACGGGCTGCGCGACGGCCGGCTGACTCAGTCGGGCTGCACGTCGTGCAACCGCTGCGTCGTGTCGATGTACACGCCGGGCGGCACGGCGTGTGTACTGCGCGAGCCGAACGACCCCGCGCCGAACCGCGTGCCGGCCGCCGCCGCGTGA
- a CDS encoding 4-hydroxyphenylpyruvate dioxygenase family protein, with product MPGNTHPLSSDTPPVADPAANPLGMAGLEFVEFAAPVPEALAQRFEQLGFKAIARHVSKNVTLYRQGQMHFLINAEPDSFAARYAEEYGMGVCAIGLRVASARRAFERAIELGAWAFEGERVGVGELKIPAIQGIGDSHLYFVDRWRGRDGQRGGVGDISIFDIDFRPIDIATAHTDLDCVGVGLQQVDHFTQTVGAGRMREWLDFYHDLLHFREIHEIDAHWHVSEDSRVMVSPCGAVRIPVYEEGTRRTELMHAYLPDHPGEGVQHVALSTDDILSCVDALRANGVEFIEPPARYYDDVDARLPGHGVDLDALRRRAVLVDGEIGSDGVPRLFFQTFVKRRPGEIFFEIVQRKGHHGFGEGNLAALARARDAG from the coding sequence ATGCCCGGCAATACCCACCCCTTGTCCAGCGATACGCCGCCCGTCGCCGATCCGGCCGCCAATCCGCTCGGGATGGCCGGCCTCGAATTCGTCGAGTTCGCGGCGCCCGTGCCGGAAGCGCTCGCGCAACGCTTCGAGCAGCTCGGGTTCAAGGCGATCGCGCGGCATGTCAGCAAGAACGTCACGCTGTACCGGCAAGGGCAGATGCATTTCCTGATCAACGCCGAGCCCGATTCGTTCGCCGCGCGCTACGCGGAGGAATACGGGATGGGGGTCTGTGCGATCGGGCTGCGCGTGGCCAGCGCACGGCGCGCGTTCGAGCGTGCGATCGAGCTCGGCGCGTGGGCGTTCGAGGGCGAGCGGGTCGGCGTCGGCGAGCTGAAGATCCCGGCGATCCAGGGCATCGGCGATTCGCACCTGTATTTCGTCGACCGCTGGCGCGGACGTGACGGCCAGCGCGGCGGCGTCGGCGACATCTCGATCTTCGACATCGATTTCCGCCCGATCGACATCGCGACCGCGCATACCGATCTCGATTGCGTGGGCGTCGGCCTGCAGCAGGTCGACCATTTCACGCAAACCGTCGGCGCGGGGCGCATGCGGGAGTGGCTGGATTTCTACCACGACCTGCTGCATTTTCGCGAAATCCACGAAATCGACGCGCACTGGCATGTGTCGGAGGACTCGCGCGTGATGGTTTCGCCGTGCGGCGCGGTGCGGATCCCGGTCTACGAGGAAGGCACGCGGCGCACCGAGCTGATGCACGCGTATCTGCCCGACCATCCGGGCGAGGGCGTCCAGCACGTCGCATTGTCGACCGACGACATCCTGTCGTGCGTCGACGCGCTGCGTGCGAACGGCGTCGAATTCATCGAGCCGCCCGCACGCTATTACGACGACGTCGATGCACGGCTGCCGGGGCACGGCGTCGATCTCGACGCGCTGCGCCGTCGCGCTGTGCTGGTCGATGGCGAGATCGGCAGCGACGGCGTGCCGCGCCTGTTCTTCCAGACCTTCGTCAAGCGCCGGCCCGGCGAGATCTTCTTCGAGATCGTGCAGCGCAAGGGGCACCACGGGTTCGGCGAAGGAAACCTCGCGGCACTCGCCCGCGCGCGCGACGCCGGCTGA